The Coccidioides posadasii str. Silveira chromosome 2, complete sequence genomic interval TGTGGGGGTAATGCCatagaaagaatataatagGGGGGCGCACCATGGCACCGTTTCTGTTTAACAAACCTGAGAGGAGTTATTTTAGAGCTTTGATCATACCAAGAAAATGGGTGACCTTCAGCAATCATCGGGGAGCATTGTCTCCAAGGCATATGTCGTCGAGTCCGAGGGAGCGCCGTTTGTCCTAAAAGATGTTGTCCTGGACCAGGTGCAACCCGACGAGGTTCTCGTGGAATTAAAGTACACAGGGATCTGTCATACTGTTAGTTAGCCGCTTGTTACTCCCAGTCAGAGGAACCCTAGCGACAGGGACACCTCATTTGTTGTCGACAAAGTACttatgtttttttttttacttttacGGTCTATTAGGACATTGTCGTCCAAAATGGCGGAATGCCCATTGGGAGCTACCCAGCCGTCCTTGGACACGAGGGCGTAGGCATCGTGCGACAGGTTGGATCTCAGGCTCAGGACAAGTCGCTGAAGGAAGGAGATACAGTTCTACTAGGTTTCCGTACCTGTCGAAAATGCCCATCGTGCCTGGAGGGTCGATGCGGTGCGTGTCCCCGTATGACAGAATACAACTTTGTGAGTGCCCGTCTCGGAGAGGGCGCGAAACCCATCTATTCCTTGACCGATGGCACTCCGGTCCATGGCCAGTTTTTCGGTCAATCATCTCTGAGCAAGATGGCCATCGTTGCAGAACAGTCTGTGGTGAAATGCGACGTCGATGCCGACTCCCTTCAGTATCTACCTCCGCTTGGCTGCGGGTACCTCACCGGTGCGGGAACCATCTTCAACGTGCTCCAGCCCAAACCAACCTCAACCGTGGCCATCCTGGGGATGGGTGCTGTTGGCCTGGCAGCATTGCTCGCCGCGAAGGCAATGGGTGTTCGCCAGATCATCGCAGTGGATATCGTGGACTCGAAGCTGGACCTGGCTGTCTCCTTGGGGGCAACCCACACGATCAACACGAAGCAGGTTCCTGATCTCTGCACCGGCATCCGAAACCTGCTGCCCGATGGTGTGGACCAGATCGTGGACACGACCGGCGTTTCGCCCCTGCTGCAGGCATCGATGAAGGCCCTCGGCCATGAAGGTGTGCTCGCCTTGGTCGGAGTTCCCCGACCTGGAGACTCAATCCAGGTCGATGCCCTAGACTTGCTTGTTTCCTGCAAACGGGTCGTTGGTGTGATTGAAGGTTTTGCGGACCCCAAAGAGGTAACGAATAACAACAACAAACCCCCCCAAAGAGTCATTTCACGCTCTGCTGGTGCTAAGCTATAAAATGCAGCTGATCCCCCGACTCGTCAAACTATACCGTGAAGGAAATTTCGCCATCGATCGCATCTCAACGGTCTACGCGGCTGAACGCCTGGATGAAGCGATGGAGGACCTTAAAGCTGGAAGGGTAAGCCCACAGCATTATGCCCGACTTTGATGAAATATAATCTCATTGACGTCTCCATTCGCTGCAGGTGATCAAGCCGGTGTTGTCATGGGATGGCATTTGAAGCGCGGTCCCCGAATAAGACCATAAAAAGCAACGCACGCGCCGATgaccttttttctttctcttttcctttttcttcacGTTCGTATGGATACCATTGAGCGCCGGAGCTATGTACCTCGTTTTTATTGTCGAATTATAGCACGATTTTAACGAATTTCATTATCTTTAATTGTTTTctgagtactccgtatcctGAAATGATAGTACTGGACTGGAGTGAATTCCGGGCATCACACAGAAAGCTTGACCTCCAGTTTCTCCACAGGGCTGCGCTTGTCCATCGGCGATTATTACTTAACCAGTCTGGACTCAAGACAGGCCAACCGCTTTACAGTTCTCCCGTTACTCCGTATCGTGTTTGCTTTATTTGACAACCAATGATTGTGTGTTCCCACCCCGCGTCTGGGCCGACCGTTCAGTTCGCCCGGGCCCGATATTGGACCAGGTTGACACGGCCGATAAGGGGGTTACAGAAGCGTCAGACATGATATTCTGCGATTGGGCCGAGCTTTGGATGGtcaactactccgtactccgtattccgAACTTATCAACTATGTAGTTGTCGTGGTGATCATGCATTTTGGGGATCCTCAAGAATCATTGCATCCCGCCAAACTGTGATTGGCCATGAGAAAGTTTCGGCTCTTTTGAGTTTTGCAGGGACTGGGGAGCTCTGGCCCCCCGGAAAGCAGGGGGAGGGAGTTACAGTATTCGTAGGTGGGAGGAGTTTTGGCTGGCCTTCCCCTCACGACGACGACGAGTATTTTAGCAGactactccatactccgtcgAGGGCGAAAGCGACGGCGCGAGAGTCGCAGCTCAGAACAGGACACAGTTACATGTGAGTTCTTCTCTATTCCTTAACGACTTGGCGTCTAGTGGGGGGAAGTCGGCCGAGAAAGGGACGCGTCTATGGGGAGTTTTTTACCGCTTTTGTTGCTCGGCAAGCTGGCGGCTGTGTCGCGACCCTGCGTTTGCCGTGCAGGGCAAAAGACGAAAGCGGTCAGCGAACCGTCTGCTTCATCCATGTCTCACTCTCTCGCGGGGTTTTGTACGGTCATCCCTGTACTGCATACAAGCACACAAACATGCGTGCATTACTCTGTACATACATGGTCTACATTGTCCATCCAAGTGGCCTTCTCGGTCCCCTGCTGTTGCTACCTTTCGGCCGTGGGGCACTCCGTAACTATAAAAAAAACCTACAAACGGAGGTACGGAGGACAAAGGATATGCTGTATGGCTGGGCGGTGTGGCTAGTGCGCCAAACTTTCCCCCCATGAAAGGCGAGCGTCTGCCGAGGTAGCCGCCAGATCCGGACTAGCGCGCCCAGCCCTGTGGCGCAGACTCACCCTGGTCCTTGAGGCTTTGGCCCAAAATGCTGACTCCGCCAGCCCGTCCTGCTTTCCCGATGCAGTCGCTCTCGCTTTTTTCCAATTCTCCGCTCTTTCCTCAGGTCAACTCACTTCTCTCGGTCTGTTGaatttatttctttttttaatataaAGTCACTCTTAACCCGCTCTTAATCCACTTGACCCGCTTTaaccttcttcctctctcacAGACTTaagcttaaaaaaaaattaaggTAAATAGAAGATAACTTTGACAGCGAATTGGAAAACATCtatttttctattttttatttttttgtttggtTCCAAtccctctctcttcttctcgcACGAGAACGGCCATCCAAAACTCTCAGTTAAAAGCCATCCAAGTCTGGCCCACCGCATATTCTGGACACACCTTCGCCCATAAATAATACCTTCTTCTCTCGTCctcttcctcgtcctctTGGGGGCTCAGGTCCATGAATctacatactccgtacatccaTTCACTCGTTCATCTGGGCTTTGCTCGCGGCATCTTCGCCGTCCAGCTACCATCCTGAGATAAGATAACCCCATCCTTGGACTCGACCATTCCTTGTtacagagtacatacatatatgtatatatatatataccgTCCGGCGTCGCATATAGAGTAGCGTTTATCTGCGCCAATTCCATTCTCTACCCGTCCCTGGAGTCAGGACCTTTTAACTCTGTTCCCGGTTGCTAGTCGGTGCGCCGTCCGTCGGAATGACCAACAATCGCCTCACCGGGCCTGAAGTCGCCAGGCACAACTCTGCAGATTCGTGCTGGGTTATCGTCCACGGCAAGGCCTACGACGTCACAGATTTCCTCCCCGGTGAGTGGCCTTGTGCCTGAATGCCCTCGAATCGCCGCACACCGTCACTCCCTTGCTCACACTCCCCTTATCAGAACACCCCGGTGGCCAGAAGATCATCCTCAAATATGCCGGAAAAGACGCAACCGAAGAGTTCGAACCCATCCACCCTCCAGACACCCTCGACAAGTACCTCCATCCCTCAAAGCATCTCGGGCCCGTCGATATGAATACCGTCATGCAGGAAGACAAGGGCGTCGACCCGGAAGAGGAGGCACGTCAAGAACGAATAAGGCGGATGCCCTTGCTCGAGCAATGCTATAACCTGATGGATTTTGAAGCCGTCGCACGCAGGGTCATGAAGAGAACCGCCTGGGGCTACTACTCGAGTGGTGCCGATGACGAAATCGTATGGCCAAAGCACacccccttccccccccccccccccccgggacCCTTCACATCTCATCGTCGGTACGCTGACATAGGGCAAATAAAAACTAATTTTTGCATCCACAGACCATGCGCGAGAATCATTCTGCTTTTCACAAGATCTGGTTCCGTCCTCGAATACTAGTCGACGTTGAGAATGTTGACATCTCCTCGACCATGCTGGGCGCCCCTGTTTCCGTCCCGTTCTATGTTACCGCCACTGCCCTCGGCAAACTTGGCCATCCCGAAGGTGAAATCTGCCTCACCAAAGCTGCCGCAACCCACGACGTCATCCAGATGATCCCAACCCTGGCATCCTGCTCCTTCGACGAGATTGTCGATGCCGCGATGGACAAGCAGACCCAATGGCTGCAGTTATACGTAAACAAGGATCGTGAAGTGACACGGAAGATTGTGCAGCACGCTGAGAAGCGAGGTTGCAAGGGCCTGTTTATCACCGTCGATGCCCCGCAGCTGGGTCGACGGGAGAAAGATATGCGGTCCAAGTTCTCGGACCCTGGAACAGATGTCCAACGGACCGACAGCAATGTAGACCGGTCCCAGGGTGCTGCGAGGGCCATCTCCTCTTTCATCGACCCTTCCCTTTCCTGGAAGGATATCCCGTGGTTTCAATCCATTACCAAGATGCCTATTGCGTTGAAAGGAGTGCAGCGCGTTGATGACGCCCTCCGTGCCGTCGAACTTGGTGTCCCTGCCATCGTTTTGTCAAATCACGGCGGTCGACAGCTCGAATTTGCGCCGTCTGCGGTTGAGCTCCTGGCCGAGGTTATGCCGGCCCTACGAGCCCGCGGATGGGAGAATCGCATAGAGGTCTACATAGACGGTGGTATCCGACGGGCCACAGATATCATCAAAGCCCTGTGTCTCGGCGCAAAGGGAGTTGGGATCGGTCGGCCATTCCTCTATGCCATGAGCACATACGGAGTGCCCGGCGTTGAGCGCGCGATGCAGCTGCTCAAGGACGAGATGGTGATGAACATGAGATTGCTGGGTTGCACGAGCGTCGACCAACTGACTCCCGACCTACTCGATATTCGAGGTTTGGGACATCATTCCGTGCCAAACCCCGTGGATAGGCTTGCGGAGTCGGTCTATGACCCGCTGGTTACGCCGTCAGATAGGCCTCCTGCGTCAGTTGGTGGTGGGTCGAAGTTGTAGAATATTCAGCTAATAGTGATGCTGGCCTGATTTTTGAGCTTGAGCGTTTCTCGTTTGGTTTATGCTACATATTAATCTGCCACTGGCGTTACTGGCGCGgcctctcctttttttttttttttttttttttttttttttttttgtgttttctttttttctgttCTGTGGATGCTTAACTACCCTGTAAATGCCATCATAATGAGAATTGCTCCGTACGTGAGAGTGACCTCCATCCTCTTAACCTCTCCATTCCCTTTCGCAACCTGAAGGTTCTCATGATTGGAAATTGTTCTTGTCATTAGCTTACCATCCTTTCGTTTCGCCTGCGCTTGAGGCTGGTCGTGTTGATTATATAATCATATTTCGTCGACTGGCTGGCCAGCTTCACTCCCAGCGATGTGATGAGGCAGAACTCCGGACGTGATTTTACTTCCAGCAAAGCACCCGCCATGTCTCTTGCCGACTACCTAGCCAAAAACTACCTCACGGCAGATTCTTTACATGGCTCTGACCGTCCCAAAAAGAAGCGCAAAAGGAACAAACACGCTGAAGAGACGGACGGGCTTATAATAGCAGACGATGACCCTCCAGACCTCCGGTCGGCTTCTACCACTCAGCAGAAGTCCCGCCGAGGATTTGGAtacgacgacgatgacgatgacatGGGACTGGAAGCTACAATAGCGGGTTCGTCTAAAGAATTCAAAAAATCCAAATCGAAATGGAAAACCGTCGCTGGACCCACCGCGCCCACCAACGCAGAACAACTCGCCGCTGACGCAATCCTAGCTTCTGCGGCTGCCGAACGGACGGCACGGgcggaggaagaagaagacgagaaGCCGATGGTTGTGGATAATGATGATCGTGAAGATGAAGTGCTTAGGATGGAATCTGGGGCGCGTGCTGGCCTACAGACCGCCGCTCAGACTGCAGCCATGGTCGCTGCGCAGGAACGAAAACATGCCAAGGATGCTGCCTCGATGCGGAAAAGGCAAGCCAAGGGGGAGGAAGCAGAGACTATATATCGTGACGCGTCGGGTCGTATTATCAATGTTGCTATGAAGCGCGCGGAAGTACGAAAAGCTGCGGAAGAAGCGGCGGCCAAAGAGGCGGCGGAGAAAGAAGCTTTGACGGGTGACGTGCAgagaaaacaaaaagaagagcGGAGGAAATTGATGGAGGACGCCAAGTATATGCCGCTGGCACGTACGGCGGAAGACGAGGAATTAAACGCGGAGCTCAAGGCGAGAGAGCGTTGGAATGATCCTGCTGCCCAGTTTTTGACCAAGCCATCTGCGACGAGTGCTGGTGCGAAAAAAATGTACAAAGGTGCTGCGCCGCCTAACAGGTATGGGATTCGTCCTGGGCATAGATGGGACGGGGTGGACCGGAGTAACGGCTTTGAAAAGCAGTGGTTTGATGCTAGGAATCGGAGGGAGAGGAATGAAGGCCTGGCATATGCATGGCAAATGGATGAGTGATTACTTATTACCTCCCTCACCCATTAAAGGTCTATTTCAAGTCGACCCACCATTTGAACGGTACATTGTCATATGTGATACAACCGGATATATGATGCCCTAAAAGATATTGGTCGAGGTGCTCTGGGAGATAAATGGTGCGAGCCACTTATGCTTGAATAACTATGAGATATACGACGCTTGCACTGGCATTGTGCTGGCAAGGTGAAAAAAAGTGAACCAGGACAGGAAGCAATATCGGTCTTGGGGCAAAAGCAGGACTTGAACAGCTCTCCGACAAATTACGTTCGGTGGCTCTTGCAAGGGCCTAAAGAGCGTATTTACCAGCTTGATTGGGGAGGAGATGTTTACCAAGTGTTCCAAAATGAAGAACGCGTGTCTTCTCGGAATATGGTTATTATACACgattgtacggagtagttctCCCTCTTTGGGATGGGGTATAAACCCCTGTCAAGATCACAAGAAGAGATATCTAGCCTTGAAAAGTAATCCAACTCGCTGTCTCTGTGTTTGGTAAAAGAAGCCTCTTGGATGCAACCTTGGGATGATCTTGAGGGTGCGTCAAAGTTACACCTGTTGACATCCCTATACCAGGCTCTAGACCTTTCGGCTGCAAGGGTGCTGTAATCCGTCGGACTCTTGTTTATGCCGACTAGAGTTATCGCTGTTGGCGAAGAAGTACTAGGCAAACATTGGAAGGCATGACAGTAGTAACCATCGATGGAAATCAACTACCGCCATACGCGGAGTACTTCATAATACTGTGGAAAACGTTAAGTGAGATATCAGTGTATGTAGCTGGAAACGGCATGGATCTGAATTATACAAATCGGTcgtgaaaaagaaaaaaaaaaaaaaaaaaaaaagcaaaaggaaaagaattCATCAAATCGGCACTGTAACTTACGACAAATAGCGACATGGCAACTCCGACCATCCTGCCTCACGCTTCGCCATTTAGTTATATCAAAAATATACGCGGTACAAAATGAGATgcgaaaaagaagaaaaccacCATGCAAGACCGAAAGGAAGGAGAATCAAGGAAACGCAACTAGAGAAGGGGAACCGGGGAAATGGGTAAACTTGCAAGCaatcaaaaaagagagagagagagagagagagacatgAATACATCGTAATCATCCAAATCGtcaaatcttctttagatgGAGAGACGAAAGATAACCGTGCGGGAGAATGGTGCAAACCTAACACCATCCCAACCCCATCCAATCCTATTCCTATACTTTCATATGCCATTTTTCTGTCACTTAATTTCATCGCATCGTCAAACGCGGAAAACCCCCAACACCAAGGCGGACATGAATCAACCACAGCTAATCTATTTATCTAAAACCGTCTGCTGCACGCAATGTGATGTGGCTGAGGGCGGTCGACCAAGTGGAAGCCGACCCGAACACATATGCAATTCAAGGGaaaagagaggaggagggaaagaaaagagagcatAAGCCACGTCGAGAGAATGAGTGCACGCTGAATCCAATATATAGAAAATAGAAATTGGATCACTGCAATATTATTGCTCTTTCTCAGAAGAGTACCCCTATGACAGTTCTAGGAGAAGTGAGCAAGATAGTCGAGATACCTCGGGAGAAGGCGGGTGATAACTGTTCAtgaaagggggaaaaaaaaagaatcagAGTGAAGCGGCTGGAGCATGGGGATTATTTCGCAGCCAGAAGCAAAAGAAATCATGAATAGGTTTGTTCTACCTCTTCTTAACTTCTGATGCCCAACCGGCGATACCCTCACCCCTACTTCCAACAGGAACGTTCAATTGAATGTGGTCCATCCCCTTTGTGCTCTTGAGATACGGGTGATTCGCCATACCGCCGGCATTTGCCCTTCTATCGGGTACCAACTCTAGCATTGGCAAGAGAAAATCGGAGATGGCTTTGCTCTCTTCAGCTGGGAAGTGGTACTTTTCTCGAAGGACGTCGGGCAGAGCCCAATGACGGAGCCGATGGATGTGGCGAAGTTCACCTTTTCGATTGAAAATCTCTTGACTCCACTTGCCGGATAAACACATGGATTTGGGGAATGAACCGAGGAGTTCGATGATCTGGGCGATGTGGTCATCGTCTTTTCCGTACTTTGTACCCGATTGAGGGTCAAAGAGGTAATCTCCCGTGATAAGTTCGAAGACCTGAATGGTGCGTCAGATGCACAAGTAATAAATGAAAAGGCCAGCCGGTGTGGgggattttctttttttgcctACCATTGCCGCCATGCTCCATACGTCTGTGCTAGCACCCCATTTCGCACCGAGAATGACTTCTGGTGACCGGTACTGCCGCGTTTGAATGTCATTCGTGAAATGGTGTCCGACCCAGCAAGCATTTCCCAAATCCGCGATCTTAACGGAGATCAAGTCGACTTGTGGGTCATCTACTTCCGGCGTGGAGCCCGTCTCTAGGGTAATTCCTGAGACTTCACGCTCCAGGATGTCACTGCCAGCTTGTTAGCTATCAAAAGGCGCGCAGGTGACGGGTGTTTTGGCCATGGTTTGCTCCTACgttgtcttctctctttgctTCTGTTTCTCATCAGCGATCTTTTCCGCGTCCTTGATGCCAAGTCGATCTTTCATAGAAACGCCTGAGGGAGTGGCTGTatcgaagaggaagaaaaaagagaccGTAAGCTTATATTCGTGCCTAAAttggatttttttttttttttttttttttttttttgtttgttgttTTTtggtgggggggggggggggggggggggggggggggggggggggggtaaGAGAAGCTTTACCTGTAGGCTCGTGTAATACTTGATTTAGGCTGCTATGGGAGCTGAGGGTTGGGGTATGCGCTTTAAACGGGTCGGCGGCGCTGAAGCTGGTGTTGAGGGGACTGGGAAGGGGCTGACTGCCTGTGATGAGGGTCCGTCTCCTCCTGCGGCCGTTGCGGTGATCATCTTTCTCCTTCTGCGCCTCCTCTTCCTTGACATAAGTTTTGACGATATGCTCGACATCGCCGATCTCGATCAAGACGTTTTCAGGCTTCAGATCAGTGTGGATGATGCCACATTCACGGTGCAGATAGTCCAGACCCAGCAAGACCTGCTTTGTGATCTGCTTGACCAGAGGCATTGGGATGCCGCGATGGTTCCAGCGCTTGATCAGACCAAGCAGATTCTCACCGAGGACCTCAAAGACCATGCAGACGTGGACGCCGTTCGGACCTCTGTGCTCGAAGGAATCTAACAGGCTGACGACGTGTTTGCGACCGGGGTGGTCGGGCCTGGCATCGACAATTCTCTTGAGGAGCTTGATCTCATCGATGGCGGTCTCAGTGTAATGGGCGGCGGAGCGCACGACCTTCAAGGCGACGTGCTTGCCGGTCGTGGTATCTCGCGACAGCCAGACGGTGGAGAAGTGGCCCCAGCCGAGCTTTCGGATGACGACGTAGCGGCCGTTGTTGTAGGTCTCACCGACCTGGACGGGGTGGTAGCCGCCCTTGCAGTAATCCTCGGAGTCCTCCTCGTCGGCGGCGGTTTCGGCGAGGTCTTCTgcggaggaggaagaggacgGGGAGCGCGAGAGGGGGGAGGCGTAGGTGGTGGAGACGGGATACTGTGCGGACGAGAGAGGGTTGCTGGCGGGGAGGTCAGTCGCTACCCAAAAATGTCGGACagcagcaggaggaggaggaggagggtaTAGATCGGGGATGGGCAGGGGACGACATTGGTCTTTCGAGAGGTGGTGATGGGATCTGGCGGAATGGTGGCTTCTGAGGGCAAGGAAGAGGGACATGATCATGGATTGAGAGAGGGAGAATGGGATGGGGGGGACAGTTGGGAGATGGATCGGGAAGACAGAGGGGGTGGATTTATTGCTTACCTAGATTGCGAGGAGGTCATGTTGATCGAGGCGGAGGATGGGttggcggcggcggcggcagaGGGGGGGTCGTTTGTGATGATGGGTTTCAGGTCAgcttttctcctcttcttgCCCGGGGTCCCGTTGGCGGCAAAGGGGAGGGAGGAGAGATGCTCCGGGCTGGAGACGGCGGCGTGCCTGATGTCATCCCCATCCATGGTGGCCCTGGAGGCGAGCAGAACGGGGTTGTCTGTGGGACGGAGAGGAGCAGCAAGATAGAGAGGGTGTGCGGGGCGACAGAGAGGGAGCAGAGTTTGAGGTTGAAACTCTGGAGCTGGACGAGACTATTGGTGGGTGGCGGGCGGGAGTTGAAACATTggggggaagaagagaagtatGATAGCCACGGGGGGGCAGCGGGTAGGGTCTGGAGGGGAGGATGGAAGCAAGAGTGAGTAGCAGCAGCCAAGGTCTGAGAGGTTCTGGCAGCGAGGGCGAGAGAGAGTAGCGtgagagagagcgagagggagagagagacagagagaggaGCGAGGCGCTGGTCCGGTCGTCTTGCAAGGGTGGGCGGCTAGGAGACCAaccttaaaaaaaataaaagaggaGGACCAACAAACAAAATAAATGGGCCAAACGCAGGTCcccttgttcttcttctatcAACGACAAGTTAACAATGGAGAGATATTCAAAGGAGACAAGAGAGACacagagacagagaaaagacagagaaaagaaagagacaAGACAGAAGAGAGACGGAAGAGAGATGGAAGAGAGGTTATCACGACGGTTTTTTTGATGAAAAAAGCAgttgaaagaaaaaaaaaaaagagaacaaGTTATGTAAGCATCGCCTGTTttttgtcttcttttttttttttaaaagatcattcttcttcttttctaagattcttttttgttcttttgattctttcttttttttttttttcccttctcctTTGGCCTGGACAAAGGACAATCGGCTGGGCGTGTGGCTGCCGTGTCGTCCGTCTGGTTGTCTGTTTGGGCAGCCAACTTTGCCCTCGAACTGCAACGAGTCGTAGTTTTAAAACTAGTTTGGTGATGGGTTTGGGTGATGCTGTCATTGCGCAAGTTAGCTTTTGgtagcttttttttttggtttcttttcctctcgACCTTTACTCTCCGTAGCACAAACAGTACATCCCCATCATGCAGAGTTAATTACTTATGCGTACCAGCGTTGGTTGAGCCCAGGCCATAGCTGCTGGTTGATCTCACCGTGTCAAGTCGGGAATCAAAAGCCATTGTAGCGTTGTTCCGTCCGGCTCACAAAGCGCCAATTCCCCACACCCACCATTCCGTCCAGAGGAACCGGGGGGAGTCGTATTAAATATATCGATCGTCGAGAGATACTCAACACGCGGAAGATGGGCCCCTTCGACCCGCCCTCCCTGGCTACTCAGTTCCTCGCCTCCCCGCTGCTCTTCATCCTCCGCCCCGTCTACGGCATCCTGTCCTCAGTCCGCCCCGACCCCTATACCCGCTCCCCTTCCCAGCAGCCCGTCCGCGTTGTGTGCATCTCCGACACCCACACCCTCCAGCTGTCCAGCGTCCCCGATGGCGACCTGCTCATCCACTCCGGTGACCTCACCAACGCCGGATCGCTTGACGAGATCCAGAAGGCCGTTGACTGGCTCAGGACCCTGCCCCATACACACAAGGTTGTCATCGCCGGGAACCACGACAGCTGGTTTGATCCGGACGCCAGGTCGCTCGTCCCGCCCTGCCCCGACCGCGAGGCCGTGGACTGGGGGGACATCCACTACCTCGAGAACACCTCTGTCGTCCTGTCCTTTGGCTCGCGCACCTTCAAGGTCCACGGTGTGCCCCAGATCCCCCAGCTGGACCCGGCCGTCCCGTCCGTCCACGCCTTTCAGTATTCGCCGTGGTCCAGGTCCGACCCGTGGCCTAGCCCTATCCCGCTCGATACCGACATCTTGATCTCCCACAGCCCTCCCCGCCACCATGGCGACGTATTCCCCCACTCCGTCGGCTGCCGTTTCCTGCTCGAGGCCGCCTGGCGTGTCCGCCCCGCGCTGTACGTGTTTGGACACGCCCATGCCGGCCGCCGCGTGGAGAGGGTCTACTACGACGACTCCCAGCGCGCGTTGGAGGCCATGGCTGAGCGTCGCTGTGAGTCTGGCTTGCTGTGGGATCGCGGTTTTAGATCGTGCGTCTGGTGGTTCTTCCACGGAGGGCTGTGGCGAGACATGGTCAGTGTGTTCTGGGCCTGGAAGGATGCCCTCGTCGTTCTCTGGAGCGCCGGGAGATCGATCCTCTGGACCCGGATCTGGTGCGGACAACGCTCGCTGGGTAGGGAGGGCTGGATGGTCAACGCTGCGTGCATGGACGGTCGAGGGAGTGGATTGCTCACGGGCCCCGCGACCGTGATCGATCTCTGAGGGAAGATGCCGTGTCTACCAGGCCAACGTCGCGACTCTTGTTTGTTGGGCCTTGTTGATGTCGCGTGATCCGCCCCTGCTTTTGGTAGCGTTGATCCTCACAATGGAAAAAAATCTCAGGATACATCCTCGAGCTCCATGCGAGCcgagatttttttttttttttcaagaGATGCTTAGGATGAGTGCAAGCACTTAAAGTCACCTCACTCTGCCTGAGTTCGCTTCCAGAGAGGCTCCTCACTCAACCCG includes:
- a CDS encoding uncharacterized protein (EggNog:ENOG410PHRP~COG:Q~TransMembrane:1 (o204-222i)) encodes the protein MGDLQQSSGSIVSKAYVVESEGAPFVLKDVVLDQVQPDEVLVELKYTGICHTDIVVQNGGMPIGSYPAVLGHEGVGIVRQVGSQAQDKSLKEGDTVLLGFRTCRKCPSCLEGRCGACPRMTEYNFVSARLGEGAKPIYSLTDGTPVHGQFFGQSSLSKMAIVAEQSVVKCDVDADSLQYLPPLGCGYLTGAGTIFNVLQPKPTSTVAILGMGAVGLAALLAAKAMGVRQIIAVDIVDSKLDLAVSLGATHTINTKQVPDLCTGIRNLLPDGVDQIVDTTGVSPLLQASMKALGHEGVLALVGVPRPGDSIQVDALDLLVSCKRVVGVIEGFADPKELIPRLVKLYREGNFAIDRISTVYAAERLDEAMEDLKAGRVIKPVLSWDGI
- the CWC26 gene encoding Pre-mRNA-splicing factor cwc26 (BUSCO:482337at4751~EggNog:ENOG410PPQU~COG:A~BUSCO:13727at33183), giving the protein MSLADYLAKNYLTADSLHGSDRPKKKRKRNKHAEETDGLIIADDDPPDLRSASTTQQKSRRGFGYDDDDDDMGLEATIAGSSKEFKKSKSKWKTVAGPTAPTNAEQLAADAILASAAAERTARAEEEEDEKPMVVDNDDREDEVLRMESGARAGLQTAAQTAAMVAAQERKHAKDAASMRKRQAKGEEAETIYRDASGRIINVAMKRAEVRKAAEEAAAKEAAEKEALTGDVQRKQKEERRKLMEDAKYMPLARTAEDEELNAELKARERWNDPAAQFLTKPSATSAGAKKMYKGAAPPNRYGIRPGHRWDGVDRSNGFEKQWFDARNRRERNEGLAYAWQMDE
- the DSK1_1 gene encoding serine/threonine protein kinase, CMGC group, variant 2 (EggNog:ENOG410PFP2~COG:T); this translates as MVFEVLGENLLGLIKRWNHRGIPMPLVKQITKQVLLGLDYLHRECGIIHTDLKPENVLIEIGDVEHIVKTYVKEEEAQKEKDDHRNGRRRRRTLITGSQPLPSPLNTSFSAADPFKAHTPTLSSHSSLNQVLHEPTGKASLTPPPPPPPPPPPPPTKKQQTKKKKKKKKKIQFRHEYKLTVSFFFLFDTATPSGVSMKDRLGIKDAEKIADEKQKQREKTTDILEREVSGITLETGSTPEVDDPQVDLISVKIADLGNACWVGHHFTNDIQTRQYRSPEVILGAKWGASTDVWSMAAMVFELITGDYLFDPQSGTKYGKDDDHIAQIIELLGSFPKSMCLSGKWSQEIFNRKGELRHIHRLRHWALPDVLREKYHFPAEESKAISDFLLPMLELVPDRRANAGGMANHPYLKSTKGMDHIQLNVPVGSRGEGIAGWASEVKKRTVIGVLF
- the DSK1_1 gene encoding serine/threonine protein kinase, CMGC group (EggNog:ENOG410PFP2~COG:T) — its product is MVFEVLGENLLGLIKRWNHRGIPMPLVKQITKQVLLGLDYLHRECGIIHTDLKPENVLIEIGDVEHIVKTYVKEEEAQKEKDDHRNGRRRRRTLITGSQPLPSPLNTSFSAADPFKAHTPTLSSHSSLNQVLHEPTGKASLTPPPPPPPPPPPPPTKKQQTKKKKKKKKKIQFRHEYKLTVSFFFLFDTATPSGVSMKDRLGIKDAEKIADEKQKQREKTTDILEREVSGITLETGSTPEVDDPQVDLISVKIADLGNACWVGHHFTNDIQTRQYRSPEVILGAKWGASTDVWSMAAMVFELITGDYLFDPQSGTKYGKDDDHIAQIIELLGSFPKSMCLSGKWSQEIFNRKGELRHIHRLRHWALPDVLREKYHFPAEESKAISDFLLPMLELVPDRRANAGGMANHPYLKSTKGMDHIQLNVPVGSRGEGIAGWASEVKKR
- a CDS encoding uncharacterized protein (EggNog:ENOG410PJ3B~COG:C~BUSCO:4604at33183), which encodes MTNNRLTGPEVARHNSADSCWVIVHGKAYDVTDFLPEHPGGQKIILKYAGKDATEEFEPIHPPDTLDKYLHPSKHLGPVDMNTVMQEDKGVDPEEEARQERIRRMPLLEQCYNLMDFEAVARRVMKRTAWGYYSSGADDEITMRENHSAFHKIWFRPRILVDVENVDISSTMLGAPVSVPFYVTATALGKLGHPEGEICLTKAAATHDVIQMIPTLASCSFDEIVDAAMDKQTQWLQLYVNKDREVTRKIVQHAEKRGCKGLFITVDAPQLGRREKDMRSKFSDPGTDVQRTDSNVDRSQGAARAISSFIDPSLSWKDIPWFQSITKMPIALKGVQRVDDALRAVELGVPAIVLSNHGGRQLEFAPSAVELLAEVMPALRARGWENRIEVYIDGGIRRATDIIKALCLGAKGVGIGRPFLYAMSTYGVPGVERAMQLLKDEMVMNMRLLGCTSVDQLTPDLLDIRGLGHHSVPNPVDRLAESVYDPLVTPSDRPPASVGAYHPFVSPALEAGRVDYIIIFRRLAGQLHSQRCDEAELRT